The following proteins are co-located in the Cydia splendana unplaced genomic scaffold, ilCydSple1.2 scaffold_118_ctg1, whole genome shotgun sequence genome:
- the LOC134805472 gene encoding uncharacterized protein LOC134805472 yields MNLKKWKCPSCKQPKKPTTPTSTEPKSPLIINERSDDNAANMPSIVSIDTEILLNRMNSNFLQLSMDMQGLKTSVNERLDQLSASINGWATKFQELEETVANVRAEVAAVTEENTALRSQLKEIQQNIDEQEQKARQCNIEIQNLPAKPSENLIHVTLALGKVLNVPLTVESIKAVHRVAPNIQSDRPKNIIVELCSRRLRDDVIAAARARRGVTVGQLLGAAATPSGSGPADQQKAESRPIFINEHLTLKNKILYSKTRKAVAEKNYKFVWIKNAAILVKRDDSSAIIRIRKESDLTKL; encoded by the coding sequence ATGAACCTCAAAAAGTGGAAATGCCCATCTTGTAAACAACCAAAGAAACCGACCACACCAACATCCACCGAGCCTAAGTCACCGCTGATTATTAATGAAAGGTCAGACGATAACGCTGCTAACATGCCGTCAATCGTCAGCATTGAcacagaaattttattaaatagaatGAACAGCAACTTCCTGCAATTGTCAATGGATATGCAGGGCCTTAAGACAAGCGTCAACGAGAGACTGGACCAGTTGAGTGCCAGCATCAATGGTTGGGCCACTAAATTTCAAGAGTTAGAAGAGACCGTCGCGAACGTTCGTGCCGAAGTTGCTGCCGTTACGGAGGAAAATACAGCCCTCCGTAGTCAGTTAAAAGAGATCCAGCAAAACATCGACGAGCAGGAGCAAAAAGCCCGCCAGTGTAACATCGAGATACAAAATTTACCTGCTAAACCTTCTGAAAACCTAATCCATGTGACTCTGGCCCTGGGTAAAGTACTGAACGTCCCTTTAACGGTCGAGTCTATAAAAGCAGTGCATAGAGTGGCTCCTAATATTCAAAGTGATCGTCCGAAAAATATAATCGTAGAGCTATGTTCCCGCCGACTCCGCGACGACGTGATCGCTGCCGCGCGCGCTCGCCGCGGTGTCACCGTTGGCCAGCTGCTTGGCGCCGCAGCGACCCCCAGTGGCAGTGGGCCGGCCGACCAACAAAAGGCGGAATCAAGACCTATTTTCATCAACGAGCACCTGACGctgaaaaataaaatcttaTATTCTAAAACACGTAAGGCCGTTGCCGAGAAGAATTATAAGTTTGTCTGGATAAAAAACGCCGCGATTCTTGTTAAAAGAGACGATTCATCCGCTATAATACGTATACGGAAGGAAAGCGATTTGACTAAGTTATGA